In one Streptomyces sp. NBC_00597 genomic region, the following are encoded:
- a CDS encoding AAA family ATPase: MFEREAELATVEEALEQLTGSGRGALLAFSGPAGLGKTTLLAEARRRAIARSCTLLAARGGEQEQSQPFHVSRQLIQPHLAGTSEGELRAALGSWYSIVGPALGLCAPEQGAPPDLQGLRDGLDWVLTHLVVNRAPVALVLDDAHWADPESLSWLAAFAPRAEHLPLLLVVAYRPEELPAHAEAFRTLPGRAGHRPLTLAPLTETAVRTLVRTAVGDHADAAFCREAWAVTTGNPFEAVELTAKVLDKGLDPTSASAPLLRHLAAAQRGSGLVARFERLGPSTVRFGWACAVLGTAIPQELAARVASLGTEEAADATGRLREARILSAPGEEPDTGLEFVHPLIATALYRAIPDALRVALHGQAAVAVVDAGFGASAAARHLLEAHPENDPWVVRTLRTAAAENLRAGAPEAARRQLARALREPPDFGERAAVLYELGCASLLTEPATTVNHLRAALAEPFDDPVLRQGIVIRLAQVLAHSDRLAEASDSLAREIPHTQDVRARLRLQSEQFMWDAFNAVEPDSPVRSRRLARLADRLTGRDLTERYIIGLRAWDACLRGEPVAAVLHHAVRALGTEFSWAYEDRGFEVPVLTAMVHMYADRPGRAEELFEAGTAEFERHGWRGAHLSFAYSLRAYIRYRRGRLVEAEELARAGLRLAERVGRGTPVHWYSIAILATTLLARGRVDEAWELAREHAFGESFPAAVVFPDSQTVYAELLLARGQTKAAAAELEAVERRLSPRGIQNPSWCPWQLHLARAVAADDPARARALAADAILRARAFGAPSGVGQALRVAAQVAAPDERAGLLTEAVELLSASPAGYELACALAALGTELGDAELLSRALETARECGADGLVASLGGPPGPGPALADRLTDEEFRLAEGAVRGDPAVRGAGLSAVYRKLGTDRSGLAEALEAAARGAG, translated from the coding sequence ATGTTCGAACGTGAGGCCGAACTCGCCACGGTGGAAGAAGCCTTGGAGCAGCTCACCGGCAGCGGCCGCGGCGCGCTGCTCGCCTTCTCCGGGCCCGCCGGACTCGGCAAGACCACTCTCCTCGCGGAGGCCCGCCGCCGCGCCATCGCACGCTCGTGCACCCTGCTGGCCGCCCGCGGCGGCGAACAGGAGCAGAGCCAACCCTTCCACGTCTCCCGCCAGCTCATCCAGCCGCACCTGGCCGGCACCTCCGAGGGCGAGCTGCGCGCCGCCCTCGGCAGCTGGTACTCCATCGTCGGCCCGGCCCTCGGGCTGTGCGCTCCCGAGCAGGGCGCCCCGCCCGACCTCCAAGGTCTGCGCGACGGACTCGACTGGGTCCTGACCCACCTCGTCGTCAATCGCGCCCCCGTCGCCCTCGTCCTCGACGACGCCCACTGGGCCGACCCCGAGTCCCTCTCCTGGCTCGCCGCCTTCGCCCCCCGCGCCGAACACCTCCCGCTGCTCCTCGTCGTCGCGTACCGCCCCGAGGAACTGCCCGCGCACGCCGAGGCCTTCCGTACGCTGCCCGGCCGCGCGGGACACCGCCCGCTGACCCTCGCGCCACTCACCGAGACCGCCGTCCGCACCCTGGTCCGCACGGCCGTCGGCGACCACGCCGACGCCGCCTTCTGCCGGGAGGCCTGGGCCGTCACCACCGGCAACCCCTTCGAAGCCGTCGAGCTCACCGCCAAGGTCCTGGACAAGGGCCTCGACCCCACCTCGGCCAGCGCCCCGCTGCTGCGCCACCTCGCCGCCGCCCAGCGCGGCAGCGGACTCGTCGCCCGATTCGAACGCCTGGGCCCCTCCACCGTCCGCTTCGGCTGGGCCTGCGCCGTCCTCGGCACCGCCATCCCGCAGGAACTCGCAGCCCGGGTCGCCAGCCTCGGCACCGAGGAGGCCGCCGACGCCACCGGGCGGCTGCGAGAGGCCCGCATCCTGTCCGCACCGGGCGAAGAACCCGACACCGGACTGGAGTTCGTCCACCCGCTCATCGCCACCGCGCTCTACCGCGCCATCCCCGACGCACTGCGCGTCGCCCTCCACGGACAGGCCGCCGTGGCCGTCGTCGACGCCGGATTCGGCGCCTCCGCCGCCGCCCGCCACCTGCTGGAGGCCCACCCCGAGAACGACCCCTGGGTGGTGCGGACCCTGCGCACGGCCGCCGCCGAGAACCTGCGGGCCGGCGCCCCCGAGGCCGCACGCCGCCAGCTCGCACGCGCGCTGCGCGAACCCCCGGACTTCGGCGAGCGCGCCGCCGTGCTGTACGAGCTCGGCTGCGCCTCCCTGCTCACCGAACCCGCCACCACCGTGAACCACCTGCGGGCCGCGCTCGCGGAACCCTTCGACGACCCCGTGCTGCGCCAGGGCATCGTCATCCGGCTCGCCCAGGTCCTGGCCCACAGCGACCGCCTCGCCGAGGCCTCGGACTCGCTCGCGCGGGAGATCCCGCACACCCAGGACGTCCGGGCCCGGCTGCGCCTGCAGTCCGAGCAGTTCATGTGGGACGCCTTCAACGCCGTCGAGCCCGACTCCCCGGTGCGCTCCCGCCGGCTGGCCCGGCTCGCGGACCGGCTGACCGGCCGCGACCTCACCGAGCGGTACATCATCGGCCTGCGCGCCTGGGACGCCTGCCTGCGCGGCGAGCCGGTGGCCGCGGTCCTGCACCACGCCGTACGGGCCCTCGGTACGGAGTTCAGCTGGGCGTACGAGGACCGGGGCTTCGAGGTGCCGGTGCTCACCGCCATGGTCCACATGTACGCGGACCGGCCCGGCCGGGCGGAGGAGCTGTTCGAGGCGGGCACCGCCGAGTTCGAGCGCCACGGCTGGCGCGGGGCCCACCTGTCGTTCGCGTACAGCCTGCGCGCCTACATCCGCTACCGGCGGGGGCGGCTCGTGGAGGCCGAAGAGCTGGCCAGGGCAGGGCTGCGGCTCGCCGAGCGCGTCGGGCGCGGTACGCCCGTCCACTGGTACAGCATCGCGATCCTCGCCACGACCCTGCTCGCACGGGGGCGGGTGGACGAGGCGTGGGAGCTGGCGCGGGAGCACGCCTTCGGAGAATCCTTCCCGGCGGCGGTGGTCTTCCCCGACTCGCAGACCGTGTACGCCGAACTGCTGCTGGCACGCGGCCAGACGAAGGCGGCGGCGGCCGAACTGGAGGCCGTGGAGCGCAGGCTGAGCCCGCGCGGCATCCAGAACCCGTCCTGGTGCCCGTGGCAGCTGCACCTGGCCCGGGCGGTGGCGGCGGACGACCCGGCGAGGGCGCGCGCCCTCGCCGCCGACGCGATACTCCGGGCCCGGGCCTTCGGGGCCCCGTCCGGCGTGGGGCAGGCGCTTCGGGTGGCGGCGCAGGTGGCGGCCCCGGACGAGCGGGCGGGACTGCTGACGGAAGCGGTGGAGCTGCTGTCGGCCTCGCCTGCCGGCTACGAGCTGGCGTGCGCGCTGGCCGCGCTGGGCACGGAGCTCGGCGACGCGGAGCTGCTGTCGCGGGCGCTGGAGACGGCACGGGAGTGCGGGGCCGACGGGCTGGTGGCGAGCCTGGGCGGTCCGCCAGGGCCGGGCCCGGCCCTGGCGGACCGCCTGACCGACGAGGAGTTCCGGCTGGCGGAAGGGGCCGTACGCGGCGATCCGGCGGTCCGCGGCGCGGGCCTGTCCGCGGTCTACCGGAAACTGGGTACGGACCGGTCCGGCCTGGCCGAGGCCCTGGAAGCGGCCGCCCGCGGAGCAGGGTGA
- a CDS encoding DUF397 domain-containing protein: MAESMISQPLAGWDKPDLDLSEADWQSSSRGAGDVQIAFVEGFIAMRNSERPESPSLIFAPDEWRKFVMGARGGEFDLT, encoded by the coding sequence GTGGCCGAGAGCATGATTTCGCAGCCTCTGGCCGGCTGGGACAAGCCGGACCTCGATCTCAGCGAGGCGGACTGGCAGTCGAGCAGCCGGGGAGCGGGCGACGTCCAGATCGCCTTCGTCGAGGGGTTCATCGCGATGCGCAACAGTGAACGCCCCGAGAGCCCCTCGCTGATCTTCGCGCCGGACGAGTGGCGCAAGTTCGTGATGGGCGCCCGGGGCGGGGAGTTCGACCTGACCTAG
- a CDS encoding thiolase domain-containing protein produces MSTSGKEPVAVVGVGQTKHVAARHDVSIAGLVREAAVRALADAELTWADIDAVVIGKAPDFFEGVMMPELYLADALGAVGKPMLRVHTAGSVGGSTALVAANLVAARVHRTVLTLAFEKQSESNAMWGLSLPVPFQQPLLAGAGGFFAPHVRAYMRRTGAPETVGSLVAYKDRRNALKNPYAHLHEHDITLEKVQASPMLWDPIRYSETCPSSDGACAMILTDRAGAARSPRSPAWVHGGAMRSEPTLFAGKDFVSPQAGKDCAADVYRQAGITDPRREIDAVEMYVPFSWYEPMWLENLGFADEGEGWKLTEAGVTELGGDLPVNPSGGVLSTNPIGASGMIRFAEAALQVRGLAGEHQVPGARRAMGHAYGGGAQFFAMWLVGAGEPTS; encoded by the coding sequence ATGAGCACATCGGGCAAGGAGCCCGTGGCCGTCGTCGGCGTCGGCCAGACCAAGCACGTGGCCGCCCGCCACGACGTCTCCATCGCCGGACTCGTCCGGGAGGCTGCGGTGCGCGCCCTCGCCGACGCCGAGCTGACCTGGGCGGACATCGACGCGGTCGTCATCGGCAAGGCCCCCGACTTCTTCGAGGGCGTGATGATGCCGGAGCTGTACCTGGCGGACGCCCTCGGCGCGGTGGGGAAGCCCATGCTCCGGGTCCACACCGCCGGATCCGTGGGAGGGTCCACCGCCCTGGTCGCCGCCAACCTGGTCGCCGCCCGGGTGCACCGCACGGTCCTGACCCTCGCCTTCGAGAAGCAGTCCGAGTCGAACGCCATGTGGGGGCTCTCGCTGCCCGTGCCCTTCCAACAGCCCCTGCTGGCGGGCGCCGGCGGGTTCTTCGCCCCGCACGTGCGCGCGTACATGCGGCGCACCGGGGCGCCCGAAACGGTCGGCTCGCTCGTCGCGTACAAGGACCGCCGCAACGCGCTGAAGAACCCGTACGCGCACCTGCACGAGCACGACATCACCCTGGAGAAGGTCCAGGCCTCGCCGATGCTCTGGGACCCGATTCGGTACTCCGAGACGTGCCCCTCCTCGGACGGGGCCTGCGCGATGATCCTCACCGACCGGGCGGGTGCGGCCCGTTCGCCGCGGTCGCCCGCCTGGGTGCACGGCGGGGCCATGCGCAGCGAGCCGACCCTGTTCGCGGGGAAGGACTTCGTCTCCCCGCAGGCGGGCAAGGACTGCGCGGCCGACGTCTACCGGCAGGCCGGGATCACCGACCCGCGGCGCGAGATCGACGCCGTGGAGATGTACGTCCCGTTCTCCTGGTACGAACCGATGTGGCTGGAGAACCTGGGGTTCGCCGACGAGGGGGAGGGCTGGAAGCTCACCGAGGCCGGCGTCACCGAACTCGGAGGAGACCTGCCGGTGAACCCGTCGGGCGGGGTGCTGTCCACCAACCCGATCGGTGCCTCGGGCATGATCCGGTTCGCGGAGGCGGCCCTCCAGGTACGGGGACTGGCCGGTGAGCACCAAGTCCCGGGGGCCCGCCGGGCCATGGGCCACGCGTACGGAGGCGGCGCGCAGTTCTTCGCGATGTGGCTGGTGGGGGCGGGGGAGCCGACCTCCTGA
- a CDS encoding thiolase domain-containing protein: MPRTSRHARDVAVVAFAQSDHRRRTDELSEVEIVMPVLHQVLAQTGLKAKEIGFTCSGSSDYLAGRAFSFTMTLDGVGAWPPISESHVEMDGAWALYEAWVKIQTGEADTALVYAYGKSSPGSVRDVLTRQLDPYYLAPLWPDSVALAALQAQALIDAGETDEGALAAVGARSRAAAEANPHAQLTGAVPQGDYQVRPLRTGDCPPIGDGAAAVILAAGDTARRLTARPAWITGIDHRIEAHGLGLRDLTDSPSTRIAAERAGVFEAPVDTAELHAPFSSQEVVLRKALGLGADVVVNPSGGALAANPVMAAGLIRIGEAAARIHRGESDRAVAHATSGPCLQQNLVAVLEGDRA, encoded by the coding sequence ATGCCCAGGACGAGCAGGCACGCACGCGACGTGGCCGTCGTCGCCTTCGCGCAGAGCGACCACCGGCGCCGCACCGACGAACTCAGCGAAGTCGAGATCGTCATGCCGGTCCTGCACCAGGTGCTGGCACAGACCGGGTTGAAGGCCAAGGAGATCGGGTTCACCTGCTCCGGATCCAGCGACTACCTCGCCGGCCGGGCCTTCTCCTTCACGATGACCCTCGACGGGGTCGGCGCCTGGCCGCCGATCTCCGAGTCGCACGTCGAGATGGACGGCGCCTGGGCCCTGTACGAGGCCTGGGTCAAGATCCAGACCGGCGAGGCCGACACCGCGCTCGTCTACGCGTACGGGAAGTCCTCGCCGGGGTCCGTACGAGACGTCCTGACCCGGCAGCTCGACCCCTACTACCTGGCGCCCCTGTGGCCCGACTCGGTGGCCCTGGCGGCCCTCCAGGCGCAGGCGCTGATCGACGCGGGCGAGACCGACGAGGGCGCCCTCGCCGCCGTCGGCGCCCGCAGCCGCGCGGCCGCCGAGGCCAACCCGCACGCCCAGCTCACAGGAGCCGTCCCGCAGGGCGACTACCAGGTCAGGCCGCTGCGCACGGGCGACTGCCCGCCGATCGGCGACGGCGCGGCCGCCGTCATCCTCGCCGCGGGCGACACCGCCCGCCGGCTGACCGCGCGCCCCGCCTGGATCACCGGCATCGACCACCGGATCGAGGCCCACGGCCTGGGCCTGCGCGACCTCACCGACTCCCCGTCCACCCGGATCGCCGCCGAGCGCGCGGGCGTGTTCGAAGCCCCGGTGGACACCGCCGAGCTGCACGCGCCGTTCTCCTCCCAGGAGGTGGTCCTCCGCAAGGCGTTGGGACTCGGGGCGGACGTCGTCGTCAACCCGTCCGGCGGGGCCCTCGCCGCCAACCCCGTCATGGCCGCCGGACTGATCCGCATCGGGGAGGCCGCCGCCCGCATCCACCGCGGCGAGTCCGACCGGGCCGTCGCGCACGCCACCTCCGGCCCCTGCCTCCAGCAGAACCTGGTGGCCGTCCTGGAAGGGGACCGAGCATGA